A window of Toxotes jaculatrix isolate fToxJac2 chromosome 11, fToxJac2.pri, whole genome shotgun sequence genomic DNA:
tttgttaagttctgttagtagttcctgttttgttgttgaatgaagttattcttgtttttgtcacttcagttttgcttgtgtatttcctgttgtcCCCTGTTTACCTGGTCtagttctacttcctgtctttgtctggctTCACTCCTTTTTGATTGTTTGCCCCACCCtgattggtttcacctgttgcccattactcctgtgtatttaagtcgTGTTGTTCCCCCTGTTCCTTTGTCTGTGTCCATACTTGTGGGGTTACCTGTTTCCACTGCTCATGTTCTCCTGGATCATCCTCTGCACTGTTTGCCTCAGTACAGACATTTGTATTTTCCTTGAGTTTAGCTCCTGATCCTTTTTCTCTATTGtctggatgatttttagttgctccagttttgtttcctggccatTAACTTTATACATAAACTTAGTGACAAGATGAACATGATCAAACTGAATATGACTTAAACCAGTCTAATGCTGTTTCTTCTTGATTCCTGCCTTCACAAGTGCTTCGATTTAGGGCTGTCTTGATTGTGTTGTGTGATGGAAACATCTCCACAGAGTTGATTAAATAAACTTCTCATGATGAGGATGATAACCATTTTCAAAAGACTCGTATTGCGACCAAAATTCAGCCTAAAGTCGCCTGAGAGGTAGAGACTGAGCCCTGTCTATTTGTCTGACGCACTACATTCCAAACAAAACATGCTGAGTCCGAGTTGCTCCTTTGATGGGTTTCCTTTATATAGACAAACGGTAAAAAGCAGCTTTAGAATACACATGCCAGTCAATGGaaatgtgtgtacagtataaaGCTTATGTAAACTAAatgaattgaaaaaaacaagcatAAGAGCCTCCTGCGTGCGGTCAACTAAACGTTTGGCTACCcagctcccctccctcctcctacCTGAGCGCAGGTGAGTGAGTGCCTCTCTTTGTCACCTCCGGCTATCACCGAATATACCCACGTGAACCTTGTGCATCACCATGGTGAGCAGACAAAACCAATCGATAAAAGCAACTATCACCAAAAAAGAATCTTTGGTCTGGAAAGGTTTGTATCACTCGCCCCATTGGCTAAGTGTTCCAAGGCGGCGTACTGTCCACTATGACCACAAGATCTCCCACGACAAGGTTCCTCTTCATACTTGACCATGTCTGACACTCCTGTAGTTGAGGTAGGTATTCCTTGACCCATCTCTTCCAAAATAAGTCAGACATGTATTGAACCTGTTTCCAGATGTGCATACACGTCTGTTGGTTGGAACACTCCAGGTGAATGCTTCCAGGTCACTTGGATCCATGGAAGCCTTGGTGATAGGACAGCTATTGATGATAGCTTCAATCTCACAAGGTAATGTGTGAAGACCCTCTTCATCCAGGTTTTATAACTTAAAAGTTGAATTTAGGTGCACAGACCTTATTAGCTTCTCCTGTGATCCTCCATGATGCGAGCCAGCAGGTGGATTAAAGCTCTATTTAATTCCCTTCTGCAGCATGACATCATTGATCTGCACCTGATACCACTGTTCAATGGCAACTTTCAGCTCATGCTCTGCTCCTGGGAAATGTCAACCATATCCCACTTCCTGATGTACATGTCTAAGCAAGAGCTCTGAGATGTGAAGATCCTTTGCTAGTATTATGGGATGTTTACTTTCCACAGTCATAGACAATCTACTGAGCCGACCACCAGCTCTTAGGATTCCATCTTGCAACTGTGGACAGAGCTTATGGAGGTACTTAATGTGCTGGCCTTTCTCCAGACTGGCTAGTTCTTCAGAAAATCTCTGTCCTTGACAGAGCTTAATGATAGCAAGCTCAGCCCGGTCCAAGTCTTTCATAGGAAGACCCCTGTGTACAGCTGTCCTTTTAAAACGATTCATCTCCTCTGCCAGTGAGGATGTCTGTTGTTCCTCATTGATGTCAGACTGTGCAAAGGTCAGATGTAACTGTCTCCTCTTCAAGACATGAGCCAGTCTTTAATCTTCAAGAACCATGCCACAGATTTCTTTCGGCATGTccaagaggaaaaacactggATCAGATGAGCCACTGGATCTTCCTAGACTTCCTAGGCATGATATTCACTGTAGCAACTCTTTTGACCTCTGGGTCCTCAGGCGACAGATAGTTGATGTCTTCCTTGTTAACAGGCCACTCACTCTCAGGATGTAAAAGAAAGTGAGGCCCTGACACCCATGTATGGTTTTGGATGAACACATCCACTTTCACACCTCAAGAGGCCACATCTGCTTGATTCAGCGTCCACGTACCTCTATTGAGTAGGACAGGAAACTTTCAGGATTTGAGAGACCCGATTTGCAACAAAAACTTTGAACTATGAAGTCTCGTTCCTGATGTATCCAAAGTACATCCATGCGGCTGGCAATGGTTGCAGCAATGAGCTCCATTGTGGGGATGGTAACAGATTTCAAAGGAGCCACTTGGGCCTTTCCCATTAGAACTGTGTATTTCTAAATGCTCATTTTTCAACAACAGGTATGACACTGTTCCATACCAATCCTCACTAGCATCACAGAAATGATGTAACTGGGCTGTGGCGACTTCTCCAAACCCTGGTGGTTTCACACATCTGGCAACCTCAAATGTGTCCAGCagatggagctgctgcagctactTCTGCCAGTCCTTAGACACTGACTCTGGTACAGGGTCATCCCAGCCAATTTCTCTCCTgcacaaatctctcaaaatttTCTTCGCTGTGAATACCACAGAGCTTAGCATTCCCAGGGAATCATAAGTGGAGCTGACAGTGAAAAGGATTCCTCTTCTGGTAAGTGGTCTGTCCCTCAGTACAACCCTGAGCTTAAAATAATCTGATTTTATGCACCATTCCACATCCAGCACTCTCTCCACAGGTAATGAATCCAACTCCATATTCAACCGTTCCATGCCTCTTGCTCTGTGATTTTCAGGAATGGCTTCCAGCACTCCAGACCTGTTGCTCATAAACTTTGTGAGGGTAAATCCTCCCTTGGAGCACAGAGAGACCAACTCCTGGCAAAGTGACACTGCTTCCTCCTCCATGGCCACTGACACAAGACAATCATCTACATAAATTCAATGTAATAATTTGTCCACTGTTTCTTCACTGTAGTGATGTCCGTAGTCCTGTGCACAACTTCTGAGGGCAAAGTTAGCAGAACTAGGAGATGTGCCCCAAATAGATGCACCTTCATCCGGTACTCAGCaggttgttgttccatattccCTTTGGCCACCAGAGGAACCTCAGCAGGTCTGTGTCATCAGGGGGCACCCGTACCTAGTGAAACATGGACTGGATGTCAGCCATGATCACTACTGGTTCTTTCCTAAACCAGGTCACTACTCCAGTCAGAGAACTAGTAAGATCAGGGCCCTGTAGGAGCTGAGCATTCAGTGATGTTCCTTAATAGATTGCTCCACAGTCAGATACGATCCTGATCTTTCCTTTGGTGGGATGGTAAACTCCATGGTATGGTATATACCATACCTTTCCATCCCCACAGTCTAGCTCCTCTTCAGGCACCTTCTCTGCATATCCTTTAACCAGAAGCGCATTCATAAAGCAGTTCAAGTAAATTATCCTCCTCCAACGCAGCAACCTCCAGTCCTGATATGATGTTGCTGCTCACAACTTTCTCCTGCCCCATGGTCCGAAGGAGAATCTGCCCCTTCCTCCCTATGAGGTGAAGCTTGTGCATCAGGCTCTCAGTACAAAAACCCACAGCGCTCCCTTGGTCCAAAAAAGCATATGTAGtgatagttttgttttgtttattagaTTTTACTTGGACCGGAATGATGGGCAGTGCACTCCTCCACACCAAATGCATATTTACTGTCATTTGGACACAGGACATTCATTTGTTCCATTTAATTACACAGAGCATcttgcatttttatttacatttattttattcatcaagTTCTTTTGAGTGAGCttgctttgccttttttttccagactccTCTGCAGACCACGAGGTAGCACTATTTTTTGTTTCCAGTGAACCACAACTTTTAAATACATCCACAGTGCGCAGTAAATCCAAGCAATTCCTTTCAACAAAGCAACATGATCATTTCCCATTGAAACATCATCAAAGCATCGCATGTTCAAGCCACAAAGTGCAGACTTCCTTCAAAGCACGGAACAAATATAGCGCAGCATCGCGCATCCGATCAGCATTCAAACATTAAAAGATCCCAAACGGAGACACTTCAGGCTTTAATGCAATCCAGATtccttatcacacacacatccacaggtAAGCTTACCTGTCCTCCATGAAATGACGTTAGGTGTGGCGCCTTTCATTTGAAACCGCTGCACTTACTTGGCGTCTTCCTGATTCCTTTGTGCGCTGATATTGCAATGATTTTCTTGAGAAAACACCTCGTTTCTCGTTGAGAAAAATACTGCGACCGAAATTCAGCCTAAAGTCGCCTGAGAGGTAGAGACTGGGCCCTGTCTATTTGTCTGACGCGCTATACTCCAAACAAAATACGCTGAGTCCGAGTTGCTCCTTTGAGGGGTTTCCTTTATATAGACAAATGGTAAACAGCAGCTTTAGAATACACATGCCAGTCAGTGGAAATGTGTACACAGTATAAAGCATATGTAAActaaatgaatggaaaaaaaaacatatgcatAAGAGCCTCCTGCGTGCGGTCAACTAAAAGTATGGCTACCcagctcccctccctcctcctacCTGAGCGCAGGTGAGTGAGCACCTCTCTTTGTCACCTCCGACTATCACCGAATATACCCACGTGACCCAAACCTTGTGCATCACTATGGTGACCAAACAAAACCAATCGATAAAAGCAACTATCGccaaaaaagaataatatggCTCCTACAACTCGTATTTGAGCAACAGTTAGacagaaatgtaatgaaagTACTACATAGTCGGGGTGTATCTGAATGGAATGAAGATCATTTCAAAGTACTTTTTAAAGgcgctgttgtttttctcatcaAGATCTGCATTTAGGTCTACGTACGTTTACAGACTGCAGGGTCACTGTTGCTCACACTTTTGATAGAAAACAATTGCAGGAttaaatttacagtttttcacacacagaacaggaaTACATTTACCACAATATGGGGTGTGAGAAGTGACAACATTGTGCAGACCTCAGTATCCGGTGCACTGGACTCACAATAGTGGCAACTGATAGAGACGGCTGACATGAAACTGATGTTTCAACACTGTGTCGAGATCTTGAAGAACAGGTGTTTCACAACACTAAACAAAGCCTCTGTGTTCACCATCATGATATAATGATACCATACATAGTGCTACAGCTGGTGCAACTGTCAAAGTACCTGAAAGATCCATTTTTACCAAGAACACACGAcccttaaaaaatatatattgttgCTTGATTTCTTTAATGTTAATTTCATTACCTTAATAacctatagtttttttttataggtaGAAGCCTAAAAATGCAAGCTCAGACAGCTGTCAGACAGttctaaatgaaaacacacaaaaaaactcattttaatGTCTCTGATAGCTGTTGCCTTATTAATTAGCTGTTACTGAGAGTTGAACTTCTAAAGACGTAAAGTTTACTAATGGACAGATTCATGCTGACTCACTCATTCTGCCAAATATTGACCTTTGCTAATTTATGTGTATACTCTAATAATCATTAATTGATGTTTGTGACacttttggttgttgtttgttcagAGCAATCAACCAGCTCGGTTGATTGCTCTGATACTTCCAGTGAAATCCTTGACCGGCGCTGTAAACTCTCCCTGAAGGCCAAACGCATGTACTCAGCTGAAGTGTCAACAGGAACTATGATCTGTGCCAGAGTGGTGCTTTGTCCACTATCGTGTGCCGAGTTCATCTGGATCTGCAGGTTGTAATACCGCTGATTATTCCTGTTTATCGGTTCCTGCAGGTCAATTCGAAGatttccctcctctgatgtaATCAAGTTGGACCTGGCCCAGTCGCCCAAGCCCTGGTTGTCCCATTGGTTAATTAAACTTAGCGCTTCTTTGCGTAACCTATTGCTGGGTTCTGCTATGGCATTGTGATCTaattctgctgtgaaaacagtcactctcttctttttgttttcctccttggTACAGATCACATTTGAATAATTAGGCTGTCGTTTCCTGCGCAGTGGCACGGAATAAACACACTCTCCAGCAGTGATCACTCCACAGTAATCCCAGTCATCGTTGTATGTTGTGTAACACCAGTTATAACTATAGCCATGGTTCCCACACGTGTGATCTGAGCGACAAGGTTCACCTTTGCAGGTGAAGTCAGGTAGAGGGGAGCAGTAGCTCCAACTACTTTCAGCATGGCACCAGAAGTAATCCCCAGACGTATGATACTGACAGTCACCAATGCAGTCTTTCAGATATATGGTTGTATGAATCATTGCCTTTTCCTCCACTGGTGCACAGTAGCCCCAGCTTCCTTGCTTCAAATTACACCAGTAGTAACTGTTTCCATGTTTGTCACAGGGATGATCTTCACGACAGGCGTAGCCTTTGTAGTCCACATTCTGTTTTGGTGAACAGTAATCATAACCCCGAGGGGAATGGCACCAGTAGTAGTCTAAACTTCGCTGTTCACAGCTATCAGTACATGGCACACCATAGGTGGAAGTGTAATGTTTGGAGCTCTCTACCACATCTCCACAGTATCCCCAAGTTGATCCTGTTCTACACCAGTAGTAGTCTTTGCCGTGCAGGTCACAACAATCAAGGCACTCATTTCCCTTGTAGTCCATATTCCTCTTTGGTGAGCAGTACTCTAATTTTTCTGTGCCATCTGACGCATGAACTGTGCACTGATACGACTGAGGAAAGCCTTGAAGCTCACATTTACCCACACATCGTAGCCCATGGTGGCTGTAGTACGTTTTTCCACAGGTGGCACATGGTAAGAAGCAGAATATGAGAGTGAGTAACAGTATGGGGAGTCTCCTTTGAGACGCCATTTCAGCTCTGCacctgagagagaaggagaggaagaaagagaacgACAGGAAGCAGAAAGTCTTTACAATCATACATGAGTAATTAAagtagcaacaacaacagcaaacttGTGTCAACTCTTGAAAAGTGTTTTAAGGAATTTATCAAAGGATTTAATTTAGAATGTTTTTCGTCTAATATTGTTGTTAACGGTGGGATGCACTGGTCCTCgtaacatttctattatttttgtcctctgtcagtgttgttgcaCTGCATGTTTCATTCTCAAGTCACAGATTAAGACACATTTATGTTCACAAAACCTAGCAAACTCATCAGTGTGTAGATAAGCACAAACAACAGAGGGACACTGAACAGCCAAAGTTCTAGTTTTAATACTGCAACACCAGGTTTATCCACAGCTCATAAGTGATGTTAGCTTTGCTCACACTCTGCTTAAATTTTGCACTAAAAAACTAAGACTGCAAAGATAGACCTGAACTTTCAGCAGTATAAGACTTTACACACAGGAAGCATAATGTACAAACTTCCAACTTTAAACTTTAGAGTTTGCATTAAAGTTTGCACTAATGACAACTTCCCCTTTTACATGTGAATAAACTTTAAAGTTTACTCACATGTAAAATGTTCATGTCATGTAAAATTCAGATTTCACCTGAATTTGTCAAGGACGAAGCCAGAACACACTGAAATGCAGGTACAGTGAAGATACTTTCATAACAAAAGCTTTACAAGCAGATGAGATGACAAAGTTGACAGACTCTCACAATGAACATTATTACTTCTCTGTAATTACATCTGAACGGCCTGTTAATAAACTAAAGTAAATCTAACCCATCACCTCTGATGTGGAAATGTCAAACATACAGCGTTCCATCATGTTAGCTTCATACAACAACACAGTCACCTACTGTACCTCATAATATTTCTAAAAGAAGTGAATTCTGCCACCGTCAAATAGTTTGTGTTCCTTCATAAATCTGCATTCATGTATCAACTTAGaggtaataaaaaaacagcttacCGTCTGTTGAATTGTCGCGAAGTCTGTTATGTGACACTGATGTTCTATATATACACCTTTTGTTTGTCTCAAAATCTTGGACTGAACCATTTTGGAGGACTTTCAATTGGACTGTAAATACAAAATAGATCGGTcaatgtttctgtttgcttgAGTCTACATTCACCTCgattaaactttattttcatcacAGGCCACATAAACCAGGCCCAGTGTCAGAGCATGCACACAGTACAAAGCAATTCAGCTCTTAACAGAGTGGAATTTAACTGacttcatttaaacattcattagACATCAGGAGGAAGAAATATagaatttaaaagtaaaaacctGGGGTAAAGGTTTCCATGTCACACAAGCTgaagctctgctgcaggacaggACTACACAGTGGAATCTGAGGGCTGGAGTTAGCTGTTACACTGAAGAACATACCAATCAGTGGAGTGACACATAtataaacagaccaaaccatTGTGAGCAGATATAATTATCATTTGTGCAGTGAGAGAATGAGCACAGATAGAGGAatatctctctgctctcttatAGTTCTAcctttccatctgtctttgtctgacTTTTTGATTGTTTGCCCCATCCtgattggtttcacctgttgcacATTAcccctgtgtatttaagtcttgttgttcCCCCTGTTCCTtagtcagtttgtctgtgtccataATCCTGAATCTTCTTATAGTCAATCtcaaaaaagccaaaacaaattaaaaaccctaaaaccaaaaacagtccaaatgaaaaaaatcacaactgaAGTCTGTCCTCAACCGACCTCAGCCtcctgcagcagacagacatttgTAATCGGCCGGTCCAGGCAGCTGGTCTGTGTTTtaatcatagactgtataagacatggacgtagcacccgtgacgtcacccattggtttcggggagtcggttttgtgaccaaaccacaggcatttgagctgcgccatattggattttagtgggagtgtaccaTATGTGGCGAGGGGCACTAAGGGGAGGATTTAAATCACCGACAACACCACCTGGGGACTcgcaccccaggaaattcctagcataaacttcttagtaaatgtacaagacacacagtGTACCTAAAATAGTGCGGGGGTACAGCACAACATCCTCAATCCCTACATTAACAATGGGGATGTAAACAGTACCTCTGTTTGCATCAACCAGTGCCGGGGAGGCAAGGAGACCAGCGGGCAAACCTTTGCTCAGGGGCTCAAACAAGGCATCTACTAGATGTTGGGAACAGGTGGCGGCTACAATTTTCAGGGTACCCCCTGGGACTCTGCACTCTCCCTTCACTCTCACACAGCCTGAGCGATCGGGAGGTGCAGTAGCTTGGACCTGGTGACAGTACTGGAGAGCCTGGTGAATTAGGGCCGGTGCCTGCAACACAGAGGGTAAGTTAAAGAGAGCAGGACCATGCTGTACAAACAACTGCCAATAACACTCTTTGATAATGTTCATGCCTACGACACCAGGAACTGTAGGAGCACTGTGTGGGGAATCTTTGACCACTAAAATTCCACGTTTGGAAACAACCTTTCCACAAAGCTGCACATCCAACTCAAAATAGCCTACATATGGTATTGCTAGCCCATTAGCAGCACTTAGCCTCAACCAATTGCAAGGGCCCAAGGGCCCTAAGGTTCAAAATGCTGCGCAAAGAAACTCTCAGTGATGGTTGACACCATGGACCCAGTGTCAACCAAACAGGGAACCCCAACCCCTTCCATCATTACAGTGATATGTGGGCAAGCTGCAACCAGATTTTCAGGACTTTCACTAACAGAATCTGAGCCTGAAGAGCCCCCACCTGAACCTTGGCTCAGCAGTTCAGGGGGTGAAAGTTTCCCTGTGCTGGAGGGCATGGCCTCACATTGGAGCTTGTGGGCACATTTGTTAAAGCTGGCTGTGGAGCTACATACCTGCCATTACACTCCCTAGCAAAATGCCCGGGCTGCTGGCATCTCCTACATATGACAGGTTGCTGGTGCCGCTGACGGTGAGGTCTAGGAGCAATGGCTAGGGCAGCCAGACtaagctgattcagctgctctTGCTGGTTCCTGAGAATTTCCTTTAGCTCACCTATCTCAGAGTTAAAGGAGGCATTGCTTGCTCTGCTGTGGCTGGACTGGTTACCATGAACAGTGTGCTGAAAACCAAATACAGAAGGGACAGAGTGACTTCTACCCCGGCCACCCCCTGGCATTCCTTCGTGTTCCCACCTAATGGCCTCACTGCGAACCTCTACCAAAGTAGCAGCAGGGTGACCCTGTACAAATTGCTTAAGTTCTCGGCGTAGGGAACAGTCAGACACATGTTCAACAAATTGATCTCTGAGTAACACATCCTTATTTAGTAAAATGTGAGGGGCCTTTCTGACAACTTTGTTCATCAAACACATCAATGCATGGGAAAATTCTTGCAATGTTTCCAcctcttgttgttttcttgAAAAGAACTCTTCCCGCAAAGACACATATGACCTAGTACTGGTGCTGTGCaatatgggaaaaaaattatatccCGATATAGGTAATTTTATATCCCGATAACGATATATATCCCGATATAGAATTTCttcttaaaattatatatatccACACAAGAATGCaaatttatcttatcttttctccttttcttttattaaacagttttaaagattGAAACAATgaaatctttttgtttctgttttcttattgGTCAATTAAAAAActataataaaattaattaaaattaaaatgtaatatattaaatgaacaaatatcaTTCAGAAATATCTGATGGTGTAATGAGTTTTCAAGTAATGCAATaaagtgcaaagaaataaagtacagtaaCAGACCCACTCAGATACAATATTCAGTTTTCAAGTAGTGCAATAAAGTGCAACATAAAGTGCTAGTAACATTCAAGTATGCCTACCATTTAACAAACAGGCCTGGTGCTATTAAATGAACGGTTTCAGAGGTGCTTTTCTTTTCGTCAGTTTTAGGTTTCGtgctttgctgcattttttgACTCTCCGTGTACTGTTCAGCATGCCTTGTCTTCAAATGATAGAAGAGATTAGTAGTGTTCGAGTCGTGAGTAGCGACCTCTTGGTGGCATATTTTACATATCACCTTGTTTTGGTCGATGTCTGTCTTTTAATatccaaaccaaaaccaaacagcGGAGTTCCTTTTTCCTCGTTTGGGGACCAATTCCTCCTCTGTTGGTTCGACGTTTGTTATGCACTCCATCCCTCCGACCATGCTACCACTAGCGGAATCCATAACTAGGCTGAG
This region includes:
- the LOC121189409 gene encoding uncharacterized protein LOC121189409, with product MASQRRLPILLLTLIFCFLPCATCGKTYYSHHGLRCVGKCELQGFPQSYQCTVHASDGTEKLEYCSPKRNMDYKGNECLDCCDLHGKDYYWCRTGSTWGYCGDVVESSKHYTSTYGVPCTDSCEQRSLDYYWCHSPRGYDYCSPKQNVDYKGYACREDHPCDKHGNSYYWCNLKQGSWGYCAPVEEKAMIHTTIYLKDCIGDCQYHTSGDYFWCHAESSWSYCSPLPDFTCKGEPCRSDHTCGNHGYSYNWCYTTYNDDWDYCGVITAGECVYSVPLRRKRQPNYSNVICTKEENKKKRVTVFTAELDHNAIAEPSNRLRKEALSLINQWDNQGLGDWARSNLITSEEGNLRIDLQEPINRNNQRYYNLQIQMNSAHDSGQSTTLAQIIVPVDTSAEYMRLAFRESLQRRSRISLEVSEQSTELVDCSEQTTTKSVTNIN